The following are from one region of the Rosistilla carotiformis genome:
- a CDS encoding RimK family protein — MAVVIVTEAEQDWIRNIPDVEIVDPHEYLTSPDWNRRRNIKLYNLARSYRYQSLGYYVSLLAEARGHRPFPSVVTIQDLEQRQAIRLVPLELEGLINQCLTPLHSDTFSMSVYFGRNLASRYNRLARELSTMFQAPLLRFEFTRRKKWRLASAHAIGLEDIPASHQPFVAEQAQRHFNHGSLGKAKRASYRFDLAILHNPKEGDNSPSDDKALQKMVKAAASVGINAELLTIEDAGRLLEFDALFLRETTAVNHYTYRLARRAEREGLVVIDDPKSILQCTNKVYLAELLHKAKIATPQTIVAYRGNAARIVAELGFPCVLKRPDSAFSQGVVKVESLEELTRQLDLYFADSELVVAQKYMRTDFDWRIGILDRRPLFACKYHMARGHWQIIKQDSEEKNGKYGKCETMPVEIAPRKAVALAQKAADLIGDGLYGVDIKEADGQFFVIEVNDNPNLDSGVEDKFLRDDLYRRIMESFLRRIERIKSMDLTQ; from the coding sequence ATGGCTGTCGTAATCGTTACCGAGGCAGAACAGGATTGGATTCGAAACATTCCCGACGTCGAAATCGTCGATCCCCACGAATACTTGACCAGTCCCGACTGGAATCGTCGTCGTAATATCAAACTGTACAACCTGGCGCGTTCGTACCGTTATCAGAGCCTCGGATACTATGTTTCGCTGTTGGCCGAAGCGCGTGGGCACCGCCCCTTTCCCAGCGTCGTAACGATCCAAGATCTTGAACAACGGCAAGCGATCCGTTTGGTGCCGCTGGAACTCGAGGGGCTGATCAATCAGTGTTTGACACCGCTGCATTCGGATACGTTTTCGATGAGCGTCTATTTCGGACGCAATCTCGCGTCGCGCTACAATCGTCTGGCGCGGGAATTGTCAACGATGTTCCAAGCACCGTTGTTGCGGTTCGAATTTACGCGTCGGAAGAAGTGGCGGCTCGCCAGTGCCCATGCGATTGGTTTGGAAGACATTCCCGCGTCGCATCAACCGTTTGTTGCCGAGCAGGCGCAGCGGCACTTCAATCATGGGTCGTTAGGCAAAGCCAAACGCGCATCGTACCGGTTTGATCTTGCGATCCTCCACAACCCGAAAGAGGGCGACAACTCTCCATCGGACGACAAGGCGCTGCAGAAGATGGTCAAGGCAGCGGCAAGTGTTGGCATCAACGCTGAACTGTTGACGATCGAAGACGCCGGTCGGCTGTTGGAATTTGACGCGTTGTTCCTCCGCGAGACGACCGCGGTCAACCACTACACCTACCGCCTGGCGCGTCGCGCCGAACGCGAAGGTTTAGTCGTCATCGACGACCCGAAATCGATCCTGCAGTGCACCAACAAAGTCTATCTGGCCGAACTGCTGCACAAAGCGAAGATCGCCACGCCGCAAACGATCGTCGCGTATCGAGGCAATGCCGCGCGGATCGTGGCCGAGCTTGGGTTCCCCTGTGTTTTGAAGCGTCCCGACAGCGCGTTTTCCCAGGGCGTGGTCAAGGTTGAATCGTTGGAAGAATTGACTCGCCAGTTGGATCTCTACTTTGCCGATTCCGAACTGGTCGTTGCACAAAAATATATGCGGACTGATTTTGATTGGCGGATCGGAATCCTCGACCGTCGTCCGTTGTTTGCGTGTAAGTATCACATGGCACGCGGGCATTGGCAGATCATCAAACAGGACTCCGAAGAAAAAAATGGCAAGTATGGCAAATGCGAAACCATGCCCGTCGAGATCGCCCCGCGAAAAGCGGTTGCGCTCGCGCAGAAGGCGGCCGATCTGATCGGCGACGGTCTCTATGGGGTCGACATTAAAGAAGCCGACGGGCAGTTTTTCGTGATCGAAGTCAACGACAACCCCAATCTCGATTCGGGAGTCGAAGACAAGTTTCTCCGAGACGATCTGTATCGTCGCATTATGGAATCGTTCCTGCGTCGGATCGAACGGATTAAATCGATGGATCTCACTCAATGA
- a CDS encoding cysteine peptidase family C39 domain-containing protein: protein MKLTLPVEIETQPTDSACGATCLQAIYRYWGFHMDVAQILADIPQLEMGGTLAVQLACHAMVRGFSATIYTYNVQVFDPSWFNRPDIDLAERLERQRECKGNSNPRLGVATEAYLRFLALGGQVRMQPLERPLIRQHLTERVPMLAGLSATFLYQESRECPQPPDERGISSIPDDLRGEPVGHFVVLSGYDDEADSVMIADPLHPYSNLSSQPYYWSPIDHVAAAVLLGIVTFDSNFLVLRPQT, encoded by the coding sequence ATGAAGCTGACCCTACCCGTTGAAATCGAAACCCAGCCGACGGATTCCGCCTGTGGAGCAACATGCCTGCAAGCGATTTACCGCTATTGGGGATTCCACATGGACGTCGCGCAGATCCTTGCCGACATTCCTCAGCTGGAGATGGGGGGCACGCTTGCGGTCCAGTTGGCTTGCCATGCCATGGTCCGTGGCTTCTCTGCGACGATCTACACGTACAACGTCCAGGTCTTCGATCCCAGCTGGTTCAACCGTCCCGATATCGATCTGGCGGAACGCCTGGAACGTCAGCGGGAGTGCAAGGGGAATTCCAATCCCCGCTTGGGCGTGGCCACCGAAGCTTACCTACGCTTCCTGGCGTTGGGGGGCCAAGTGCGGATGCAGCCGCTGGAACGTCCCTTGATCCGGCAGCACCTTACCGAGCGGGTGCCCATGCTAGCAGGGCTGAGTGCCACCTTTTTATATCAAGAATCGCGCGAGTGTCCGCAGCCTCCCGATGAACGCGGGATCAGTAGCATTCCCGACGATCTGCGAGGCGAACCGGTCGGGCACTTTGTTGTGCTCAGCGGCTACGACGACGAAGCGGATTCGGTGATGATCGCCGATCCGTTGCACCCGTATTCCAATCTCTCCTCGCAACCGTATTATTGGTCGCCAATCGATCACGTTGCCGCGGCGGTCTTGTTAGGCATCGTGACTTTTGATTCCAATTTTTTGGTCCTGCGTCCACAAACATAG
- a CDS encoding heavy-metal-associated domain-containing protein, translating into MRFMVYVAAILIAAGIVFVMGKPTETPEPSNVASSASLNSEAGSDVDVQSVALSVPGMHCAFGCYPTVKEALESVDGVQSVELAKQKSETELDDKTVFVTYSNAFNLETALAKLEKAGFDASKIDAN; encoded by the coding sequence ATGCGATTCATGGTTTATGTTGCCGCGATCTTGATTGCCGCGGGTATCGTTTTTGTTATGGGCAAACCCACCGAGACCCCAGAACCATCCAACGTCGCCAGCAGCGCAAGCCTAAACAGCGAAGCGGGATCGGACGTCGACGTGCAAAGCGTGGCCTTGAGCGTGCCTGGCATGCACTGTGCTTTTGGTTGTTATCCGACCGTTAAAGAAGCGTTGGAATCGGTCGATGGCGTCCAAAGTGTCGAACTGGCGAAACAGAAAAGCGAAACCGAACTGGATGACAAAACGGTCTTCGTGACGTACAGCAATGCTTTCAATTTGGAAACCGCATTGGCCAAGCTGGAAAAAGCGGGCTTCGACGCCAGCAAGATCGACGCCAACTAA
- a CDS encoding alpha/beta hydrolase, which produces MKFILAAATAALLSVGATASADDLPTHANVPYGPHAKQVIDFWQAEGDGPRPLLIYIHGGGWVAGDKQRRATDVKPFLDKGISYAAINYRLTGEVPLPAPVHDAARAVQFLRSKASDWNLRTDRIALTGGSAGACTSMWLLCHDDLADPDSEDPIARESTRVTAAAASAGQTSIDPKVIEPWLGPGVLKHRMINMAVGESTMAGALANYDKHHDLYVEFSPYNHVSGDDPPLYMSYSADMTLPSKNAGHGIHHPVYGVKMKEKADSVGQECHLAIPGHFKTPFASANAFLITKLLE; this is translated from the coding sequence ATGAAATTCATTTTGGCCGCCGCAACCGCCGCGTTGCTGTCCGTCGGGGCTACCGCTTCGGCTGATGATCTTCCCACCCACGCCAACGTCCCGTACGGCCCGCACGCCAAGCAGGTGATCGATTTCTGGCAGGCCGAGGGTGATGGGCCACGTCCTTTATTGATCTACATCCACGGTGGTGGTTGGGTGGCTGGAGACAAACAGCGTCGGGCGACCGATGTGAAGCCGTTCCTGGACAAAGGGATCTCGTATGCCGCGATCAATTACCGTTTGACCGGTGAAGTGCCATTGCCCGCACCGGTTCACGACGCCGCCCGGGCGGTGCAGTTCCTGCGCAGCAAAGCCAGCGATTGGAATCTGCGTACCGACCGGATCGCGTTGACCGGTGGCAGCGCGGGCGCTTGCACGTCGATGTGGCTGTTGTGTCACGACGATTTGGCCGATCCCGATTCGGAAGACCCGATTGCGCGGGAATCGACGCGTGTTACCGCCGCCGCGGCCTCGGCGGGACAAACCTCCATCGATCCCAAAGTGATCGAGCCTTGGTTGGGGCCGGGCGTGCTAAAGCATCGGATGATCAACATGGCGGTCGGTGAATCGACGATGGCCGGGGCGTTGGCCAATTACGACAAGCATCACGATCTATATGTCGAATTCTCGCCTTACAATCACGTCAGCGGCGACGATCCCCCGCTGTACATGTCCTATTCAGCGGACATGACGCTCCCTTCGAAAAATGCAGGACATGGCATCCACCACCCCGTTTACGGCGTGAAAATGAAGGAGAAGGCGGATAGCGTCGGCCAGGAATGCCATCTCGCCATTCCCGGGCATTTCAAGACGCCGTTTGCCAGCGCCAACGCGTTCTTGATCACCAAGCTACTGGAATAG
- a CDS encoding DUF4261 domain-containing protein, giving the protein MPKGFFSQGLCILLSEPVSLDRIAQALRDFEIVGQPTGGDDELIDLPSLLLAFRPDVDGQVLLSVVENRWPDEMGDPQDQPDVFVAWSLGQFGPLAYPGCLERSTEQAWAWEECSEAIQKHTCFIRVLCSYVIGVADDDAPLLPEDYDAIDEMEYLTKIAAALLTLPEALCYFNPGGEVLRDEDGLREGLNYAWSHHLPPLDMWTNVRLFRATEDWSLMDTVGNGQFDLPDVEAAYPAEKYDATDVEGFLRNASLYMLKEGDVIEDDDTADGPGDIVWRAILCDDALTDPPRPTVRWFPDDGTEAPAELTDTGMSDDEIEEQLDELMDFEEPDEDGEMPF; this is encoded by the coding sequence ATGCCCAAGGGTTTTTTTTCGCAAGGTCTGTGCATTCTATTGAGCGAACCGGTTTCGCTGGATCGGATCGCGCAAGCGCTCCGCGATTTTGAAATCGTCGGCCAACCGACCGGTGGTGACGATGAACTGATCGATCTGCCATCGCTGCTACTTGCATTCCGGCCCGACGTCGATGGCCAGGTTTTGCTGAGCGTGGTGGAAAACCGTTGGCCCGACGAAATGGGCGACCCGCAAGATCAGCCCGATGTGTTTGTGGCTTGGTCGTTGGGACAGTTTGGCCCGCTGGCCTACCCCGGTTGCCTGGAACGCTCCACCGAACAAGCATGGGCTTGGGAGGAGTGTAGCGAGGCGATTCAGAAACATACCTGTTTCATCCGCGTGCTATGCAGTTACGTGATCGGCGTTGCCGACGACGATGCCCCGCTGCTACCGGAAGATTACGACGCCATCGACGAGATGGAATATCTCACCAAGATCGCTGCGGCGTTGCTGACGCTTCCCGAAGCACTCTGCTATTTCAACCCCGGCGGAGAGGTGCTGCGCGACGAAGATGGATTGCGGGAAGGCCTGAATTATGCCTGGAGCCATCATCTGCCGCCGTTGGACATGTGGACTAATGTCCGCTTGTTCCGCGCAACCGAAGACTGGTCTTTGATGGATACCGTAGGCAACGGCCAGTTCGACCTTCCCGATGTCGAAGCGGCCTACCCGGCCGAAAAGTATGACGCCACGGATGTCGAGGGCTTTTTGCGGAACGCTTCGCTGTACATGCTCAAAGAAGGGGATGTGATCGAGGACGACGATACCGCCGACGGACCGGGAGACATCGTTTGGCGGGCGATTCTTTGCGACGATGCACTGACCGATCCACCCCGCCCGACCGTCCGTTGGTTTCCCGACGACGGCACCGAAGCCCCTGCGGAATTGACCGATACGGGGATGTCCGACGACGAAATCGAAGAACAGCTGGATGAATTGATGGACTTCGAAGAGCCTGACGAAGATGGCGAAATGCCTTTCTGA
- a CDS encoding lipoprotein N-acyltransferase Lnb domain-containing protein: MRQWLNATNLLLLQTLCLIGGASGCGVLRGDVPPSEIAESLPTPAKLVVDLASSTGPSQRRDWRPELSVLPYAEIGDENEKVVIHNVRQCRWRSAEDYDVKHSDWKFRWEDVQAVDFIVVPFQDTPALAHTMISFDLGDDRYLALSVEARLEAGESYSPLAGVAQQFDLIYILGDETDLLGLRAEVRRNDIFLYRSRATPEQAAQILRSVLERCNQLRQTPEFYDSLRNSCATNVADHIAPFAPANLMTDWRLMLPGHSDKLAYDLKLIDTSRPFEQVRRDAYVSLKARQHLGSKDFSQRIRK, from the coding sequence ATGCGGCAATGGCTTAACGCGACGAATCTGCTCCTGCTCCAAACGCTCTGCCTGATCGGCGGCGCGAGCGGCTGTGGTGTGTTGCGCGGTGATGTGCCCCCCAGTGAGATCGCCGAGAGTCTGCCCACGCCCGCCAAACTGGTCGTCGACCTGGCTTCTTCCACAGGCCCTTCGCAACGCCGCGACTGGCGTCCGGAACTAAGCGTGTTGCCTTATGCGGAGATCGGTGACGAGAATGAAAAAGTCGTCATCCACAACGTCCGGCAATGCCGATGGCGTTCGGCGGAAGATTACGATGTCAAACACTCCGATTGGAAGTTCCGCTGGGAAGATGTCCAAGCGGTCGACTTTATTGTGGTGCCATTCCAAGATACGCCAGCGCTCGCCCACACGATGATCAGCTTCGATCTGGGCGATGACCGCTACCTAGCCCTCAGTGTCGAAGCCCGCCTGGAAGCGGGTGAGTCGTATTCGCCGCTGGCGGGTGTGGCACAACAGTTCGATCTGATCTACATCCTTGGAGATGAGACCGATCTGTTGGGGCTGCGGGCCGAAGTGCGGCGGAACGATATCTTTTTGTATCGATCCCGTGCGACGCCCGAGCAAGCGGCTCAGATCTTGCGGAGCGTCTTGGAACGCTGCAATCAATTGCGGCAGACCCCCGAATTCTATGACTCGCTTCGCAACAGCTGTGCGACCAACGTCGCCGATCACATCGCGCCCTTTGCACCCGCGAATCTGATGACCGACTGGCGTCTGATGCTTCCCGGCCACAGCGACAAACTAGCGTACGATCTAAAACTGATCGACACCTCGCGGCCATTTGAACAGGTCCGTCGCGACGCCTACGTAAGCCTCAAAGCCCGCCAACATCTAGGCTCAAAAGACTTCTCGCAACGGATTCGCAAGTAG